The genome window GAATCAGCAAAACCCAATCTGGTAAGAGATGAAAAGCTGATTAAAATAAATTCTATGGCAAGAGTGATTGAATCAGCTTCACATATAATTGGTCCAATGTTTGGAGGATTGATCTATGCTTTTATAGATATAAAATTGTTTATTTTGATAAATGGTATTTCTTTTTTACTTGCAGCATTAATGGAATTTTTTATTAATTATCAATTTAATTTAAAAGAAGAAGATAAATCAAATAAAGAGAAAGTTGATTTAAATAAGAAAATAAAAAATAAATTATGGTTAGAAATGAAGGAAGGATACAACTACATTTTTTCTCGGAAACATTTAAAAGCTTTAGTATATATATTTATAGCTTTAAATTTTTTCTTCAATTTTTCAGTAATTGTACCTTTACCATATTTATTAAATACTTTCTGGGAAGTAGATTCAACTATCTATGGTATTGTTCAGGGTGCATTTCCAGTAGGTATGATAATGGGTGCTTTATTAGTTAATAAAATAATTAAGAAAATTAGTTATAGTAAACTTTTAAAAAGAATAAGTTATTCTACTGGTTTTGGAGTTATAGCTTTTGGCTTTCCATTAATAATTTTTGCTGATAATCCAGGCCAAAATTTTATTTTAATTTATTATACGATTTTAATGTTAATGAGTGGAATAGTAGTTTCCTGGGTTGATATACCTGCCAATGTATTATTACAACGGATGGTTCCAGGAAGAATATTAGGGAGGGTAATTAGTGTAAAATTAAGTATTGTAAAATTAATTGTTCCTATTTCCCTGATTATATCTGGTTATTTGGTTAATATCATCTCTCCTCTTTATTTATTCATAGGTGGTTCTTTGATATTTTTAATTTTTAATTTCTGGTTTTTTCCATCTGGAATTGGAAAAAAGTTTATTAGTGTTAGTAATGAAAATATAGGTGTAGTTAAAAAAGCAAATTGAATTTTGTTAATAACTTAACTTAATTAATTTTATATCAATCATATAATAAAATATAAATGAAGTTATAAATAATTTATATAATTAAAAATAGAGGTGGTATTAGTGAAAAAAGATAAAAATATTGAAGTTTATTCAAAAGAATGGTGTCCTTATTGTAAAAAAGCAAAAGCTTTTTTGAAAAGTAAAGGACTGGACTTTATTGAATATGATATTAAAAAAGAAAATAAAATGGAAGAAATGCAGGAAAGAACAGGAAATAAAACTGTTCCTCAAATAATTATAAATGAAAAAAGTATTGGTGGATATGATGAGATGATTGCCTTGCAAAAATCAGGAGAATTTAATGAGCTTCTTGATATTGATAATGAAAATTATGAAAATAAAAATTGGGAACTAATAATTATTGGTGCAGGTCCAGCAGCTTTAAATGCTGCTCTTTATGGAGCAAGAAAAGGTATAGATTTACTTTTAATAGCAAAAGATATGGGTGGACAAGTAATTGATACCAATGAAATAGATAATTATTTAGGAAAAGAAGATATACATGGATCAGATTTAATATTTGATTTTTGGAATCATGTCCACAAATATAATATTTCTTCTTTAATTGGGGAAGAAGTAGTTGAAATCGCAGAAAGTAAAGATAAAAAGCTTATAAAAACAGATAATAATAAAGAATATAAAACTGATTCAGTGATAATAGCAAGTGGAACAGAAAAAAGACATTTAGGAATGAAACAGGAATATGTACTTAAAGGTAAAGGTGTACATTATTGTGCAAGTTGTGATGGTTTCTTATATTCTGGCCAACCTGTGGCTGTTGTTGGTGGAGGTAATTCAGGATTAGAAGCAAGTCTTGATCTGGCAAAA of Halanaerobiales bacterium contains these proteins:
- a CDS encoding MFS transporter; amino-acid sequence: MREKFNRENANLFLFSSGKLISLFGTAIYTFALGLYLLKATGSGLTFATNLVLYTLPMVLINPLAGVLADRINKKIVVVGSDLLNGIFLLSVYWLASKFGLSVILVYISTFFMTVLAAFFNMGIESAKPNLVRDEKLIKINSMARVIESASHIIGPMFGGLIYAFIDIKLFILINGISFLLAALMEFFINYQFNLKEEDKSNKEKVDLNKKIKNKLWLEMKEGYNYIFSRKHLKALVYIFIALNFFFNFSVIVPLPYLLNTFWEVDSTIYGIVQGAFPVGMIMGALLVNKIIKKISYSKLLKRISYSTGFGVIAFGFPLIIFADNPGQNFILIYYTILMLMSGIVVSWVDIPANVLLQRMVPGRILGRVISVKLSIVKLIVPISLIISGYLVNIISPLYLFIGGSLIFLIFNFWFFPSGIGKKFISVSNENIGVVKKAN
- the grxC gene encoding glutaredoxin 3, whose product is MKKDKNIEVYSKEWCPYCKKAKAFLKSKGLDFIEYDIKKENKMEEMQERTGNKTVPQIIINEKSIGGYDEMIALQKSGEFNELLDIDNENYENKNWELIIIGAGPAALNAALYGARKGIDLLLIAKDMGGQVIDTNEIDNYLGKEDIHGSDLIFDFWNHVHKYNISSLIGEEVVEIAESKDKKLIKTDNNKEYKTDSVIIASGTEKRHLGMKQEYVLKGKGVHYCASCDGFLYSGQPVAVVGGGNSGLEASLDLAKIDCDVSLIEVEDSLMGDEYLQEKVKKNEKITVYTSNQVKEIIGEDKLNSIIIYNDNNDKKTELDVNGLFVEIGLVANTDFVSDIIDVNQSKEIIINNKNETNIKGIWAAGDVTNIKDKQIITSAAEGAKAALRVNEYLQ